A genomic segment from Aspergillus puulaauensis MK2 DNA, chromosome 1, nearly complete sequence encodes:
- a CDS encoding uncharacterized protein (COG:S;~EggNog:ENOG410PQVD): MSIPVLVPPQRFRQSLNSEPPSPSSSSSSDQITAPSLAGTWYITRSSSPFWRDKHGVCINLTPEDAQQSSKPNQSTIYTNRTAYRTSAETSASIKTVSGTDRRVAISNTDGNCSSAIIMEWRGSGWLRIAKTRWEILGFGAAWMVVYADKSMFTPAGISVYSREKELNSELEGEIQDALARMMEGNSSEELAGFVKDIHVIGI; the protein is encoded by the coding sequence ATGTCAATCCCCGTTCTCGTCCCTCCTCAGAGGTTCCGCCAAAGCTTGAACTCCGAGCCACCATcaccgtcgtcatcgtcctcgtcagACCAAATTACGGCCCCATCTCTCGCAGGGACATGGTACATAACTCGCTCATCGAGTCCATTCTGGCGCGACAAGCATGGAGTGTGTATTAATCTTACTCCAGAAGACGCGCAGCAATCAAGCAAGCCCAACCAGTCGACTATATACACCAACCGGACGGCTTACCGTACGTCTGCCGAAACTTCTGCGAGCATCAAGACTGTTTCGGGGACGGATCGTCGTGTTGCCATCTCTAATACAGATGGTAATTGTTCAAGCGCTATCATTATGGAGTGGAGAGGTAGTGGGTGGTTGAGAATTGCGAAGACGAGGTGGGAAATACTCGGGTTTGGTGCAGCGTGGATGGTTGTTTATGCTGACAAGTCAATGTTCACACCTGCTGGGATCAGTGTGTACTCGAGGGAGAAAGAGCTAAATAGTGAATTGGAGGGAGAGATCCAGGATGCCTTGGccaggatgatggaggggaattCTAGCGAAGAGTTGGCGGGATTTGTAAAGGATATTCATGTTATAGGTATTTGA